The proteins below come from a single Afipia felis ATCC 53690 genomic window:
- the ybaL gene encoding YbaL family putative K(+) efflux transporter has translation MNHNTPLISTVVVGLVLAFVFGALVQRVRISPLVGYLLAGVVMGPFTPGYVADQNIANELAEIGIILLMFGVGLHFSLKDLWSVRAIALPGAVVQISAATVMGWGLGWLLGWSTDKGIMFGIALSTASTVVLLRAMQERRLIDTERGRIAVGWLIVEDIACVLTLVMLPPLAGMLKGHAAGEMDVASLVWPLALTLGKVAAFVVLMLVVGRRLIPALLHYVAHTGSRELFRLAVFAISLGVAFGAAILFDVSFALGAFFAGMILSESELSQRAASETLPLRDAFAVLFFVSVGMLFNPSIIVNEPLPLLATLFIILFGKSLAAYGIVRVFGYSRSTALTISASLAQIGEFSFILVSLGVSLSLMTERGRDLVLAGSIITIMLNPLWFALLDRILVEKKDAPPLPPDEKPAPPRVELPVTRLSNHVVLVGYGRVGGVVGKALRGANEPFLVIEDNPGTIERLRQEGVEVINGNAAAAGVLQAANLDVARGLLVAIPDAFEGGQIVAKARAISTNLPIIARAHSEEEIAHLKHHGANSVIMGEHEIAKAMIAQIGAAEAPSLAS, from the coding sequence ATGAATCATAATACTCCTTTGATATCAACGGTCGTCGTCGGCCTTGTGCTGGCATTTGTCTTCGGTGCGCTGGTCCAGCGTGTCCGTATTTCTCCGCTCGTGGGCTATCTGCTTGCCGGCGTGGTGATGGGGCCGTTCACGCCCGGCTACGTTGCCGACCAGAATATTGCCAATGAGCTCGCCGAAATCGGCATCATTCTTCTGATGTTTGGTGTCGGGCTGCATTTCTCGCTGAAGGATTTGTGGTCGGTGCGGGCGATCGCGCTGCCCGGCGCGGTGGTGCAGATTTCGGCCGCCACGGTGATGGGCTGGGGATTGGGTTGGTTGCTCGGCTGGAGCACCGACAAGGGCATCATGTTCGGCATCGCGCTTTCGACGGCTTCGACCGTCGTGCTGTTGCGTGCGATGCAGGAGCGGCGGCTGATCGACACCGAACGTGGCCGCATCGCGGTCGGCTGGCTGATCGTCGAGGATATCGCCTGTGTGCTGACGCTGGTGATGCTGCCTCCTCTAGCAGGGATGTTAAAGGGCCATGCGGCAGGCGAGATGGATGTCGCATCGCTGGTCTGGCCGCTCGCGTTGACGCTCGGCAAGGTCGCGGCCTTCGTCGTACTGATGCTGGTGGTCGGTCGCCGCCTCATACCGGCGCTTCTGCATTACGTCGCGCATACGGGCTCGCGCGAACTATTCCGTCTTGCGGTATTCGCGATCTCACTTGGTGTGGCCTTCGGCGCGGCGATCCTGTTCGACGTTTCATTCGCGCTGGGGGCTTTCTTTGCCGGCATGATCCTGAGCGAATCCGAACTCAGCCAGCGTGCCGCGAGCGAGACGCTGCCGCTGCGCGATGCATTTGCGGTGCTGTTCTTCGTTTCCGTGGGCATGCTGTTCAATCCCTCGATCATCGTGAACGAGCCGTTGCCGCTTCTGGCGACGCTGTTCATCATCCTGTTCGGCAAATCGCTTGCGGCTTACGGCATCGTGCGGGTGTTCGGCTATTCCAGGTCGACGGCACTGACAATCTCGGCGAGTCTCGCCCAGATCGGCGAGTTCTCGTTCATCCTCGTCAGCCTCGGGGTCAGCCTGTCATTGATGACGGAGCGCGGACGTGACCTCGTACTTGCGGGATCGATCATCACCATCATGCTCAACCCGCTGTGGTTTGCGTTGCTCGACCGCATTCTGGTGGAGAAAAAGGACGCGCCCCCGTTACCGCCGGACGAGAAGCCGGCTCCGCCGCGCGTCGAACTGCCGGTTACGAGGCTTTCGAACCATGTCGTTCTGGTTGGCTATGGCCGTGTCGGTGGCGTGGTTGGCAAAGCGCTGCGGGGGGCGAACGAGCCATTTCTGGTGATCGAGGACAATCCCGGCACGATCGAGAGGTTGCGGCAGGAAGGTGTCGAAGTCATCAACGGCAACGCGGCGGCGGCGGGCGTGTTGCAGGCGGCTAATCTCGATGTTGCGCGCGGCTTGCTGGTCGCCATCCCCGATGCTTTCGAGGGTGGCCAGATCGTTGCCAAGGCGCGCGCCATCAGTACGAATCTGCCGATTATCGCGCGGGCGCATTCAGAA
- a CDS encoding universal stress protein, translating to MIKDITLKLETDPGRDRSLSYAMSVAKAFDAHVTAMAFCDPLGFPQYPIPTLPASVVSNIIEEKEREAREATARFQAAAEEAGLSFDHEIVTHRLPHSAAAFAVKARRSDLSIIQQAETRDDDNEAIIESALFDSGRPVLIVPYIQKDSLRLDHVVCCWDGSSTAARAVNDARPLLKRANKVEVLIIANEKTQDSRHQASGTGIVNHLARHGIEVALRVVPAADVDVNNAILSYTGDHGSDLVVMGGYGHSRLREFVLGGVTRGILGSMTTPVFMSH from the coding sequence GTGATCAAAGATATCACCCTCAAGCTCGAAACCGATCCAGGTCGCGACCGCTCTCTCAGCTATGCGATGTCGGTTGCAAAAGCATTTGACGCGCATGTGACTGCGATGGCGTTCTGCGACCCGCTTGGTTTTCCGCAGTATCCGATCCCCACACTTCCCGCATCGGTGGTCTCCAACATCATTGAGGAGAAGGAGCGCGAGGCGCGTGAGGCGACGGCACGGTTCCAGGCTGCCGCAGAGGAAGCCGGCCTTTCCTTCGATCACGAGATCGTCACGCACCGCCTGCCTCATTCGGCGGCAGCCTTCGCGGTGAAAGCACGGCGCTCCGACCTCAGCATCATACAGCAGGCCGAGACCAGAGATGACGATAACGAGGCCATCATCGAGTCGGCATTGTTCGATTCCGGACGGCCTGTACTGATCGTGCCCTACATTCAGAAAGACAGCCTGCGGCTCGACCATGTGGTATGCTGCTGGGATGGCAGTTCGACCGCCGCGCGTGCCGTGAATGACGCCCGGCCGCTGTTGAAGCGAGCGAACAAGGTCGAGGTCCTGATCATCGCCAACGAAAAGACTCAGGATTCACGTCACCAGGCGAGCGGCACGGGTATCGTGAACCATCTCGCCCGGCACGGCATCGAGGTAGCATTGAGGGTGGTGCCGGCAGCCGATGTCGACGTCAACAACGCTATCCTGTCTTATACCGGCGATCACGGCAGCGATCTTGTGGTGATGGGTGGCTACGGCCATTCGCGCTTGCGCGAATTTGTGCTCGGCGGCGTTACCCGCGGCATCCTCGGATCAATGACCACGCCCGTGTTCATGTCGCACTGA